The Leptodactylus fuscus isolate aLepFus1 chromosome 5, aLepFus1.hap2, whole genome shotgun sequence genome segment caccacacAGCGTCattactgggcggtaaggaacaccccctcacagtatagcgctacacacagtactgtcaggagagggcgTTCCCAGTTAAAATGTCAGGCCTTCTAACAGTTAAGAGCCATCAGTAATGGCACTCATTGACAGCTCTtccaccggggcacataatgggaaagccgacagtgcgctgaattcagcacactgccagCTATCTAGCAGTatacaaaaccgcatgtgcatgagaacatgaaagatcctctttaagcatgTCAATACTGCCATTGACAACATCAACTTTCTTTATTCACCAAGGGAAGTCAATTCAACTCTCACCTCTTCCAGTTTCTGATGTCGTTTCTGTAGTTCTACCTCAAAGTCTGACTTTTTCTGTTCAGCTTCTGCTTTTTGTTGTTTGATAACTTGATCTCTTTTCCTTTTTTCCATCACTTTCTGCAGTTCAGGTTTGTTCTGGGGTGAGAGACCTCTACAAATACatataattgtaaaaaataagTACTAAAATTAATCcaattaaaaaggttgtccagtttcaaacaaatattgagagacaatgttctgtctgtataatgaaaagttgtacaatttttcaatatactttatgcatcaattcctcatggttttctagatctctgcttgctgtcatttattctgcttactagtccatggtcatgtgatatacggtctatggtcatatgataaacaggtgcacagctcattacattACCAAAGACAGaccgtatactgtatatcacatgcccatggactaatttttgtctactgaaagtaagcagaatgaataatagcaaacagagatctagaaaaacatgaagaatggatacaaaaattacattggaaaattgtacaacttttcattatacaaatagtAACCTTGGTCTCCGAAATAAATGCACAACCCCTTTTATGATTCATAATTGGTGAAGGCAGTGCTGTATCTAGTAACAGAAGAGTACTATAGTCCCTTAGCCATTATGTTTGGGGGAATATTATCATTACAAAAAAGTACAAGTCCTGTAATGGCTGACGGGGGTCGGATGGTCTTATCATGCATAATTACTACAATGTGTAGCAATAACAATATTAAAGTAGATTATCCTAAACACAACTGAGGATTCCCCGAGTTGATGGTCTAACCTTAAGCGTATGGAGCCAGAAACATTTTAATTTGGCTGGTGTAAGTCTATATACAGTTATCTATATAACCATTCATAAAGTGACTACCACTGGTATTTCAATCATTACCTTTTTTGGTTCATTAATAATTCCCGGTGAAGATCCTGGTGGTTTCTAGATCCCTTCACAGGGTTTACTAATTTATGAGGCTTTATTAGTTCTGGATTGTCTGATTCAATGTAGTCCGGTTCAGCCATAATGCTCTTCACAACCAGATAAGTGTCCCCACACTCTGAATCAGTCAGGCTGTAACCTACAACAAAGACATAAGCAACATTAATCAGTTATTCTTAGAAAATAGGACGCACataatacattttacattttatttctcatttatcACTGTGACCTTTGGCCACTTTCCATAGATCTGTTATATCTTCTGATGATAAAGGTCCAACAATACTTCTATCATGTATAGAGAGGGGGGTGGGAGTGGCATTTcctacatcagtcttaataatTTGTGCCAGTTGGAGTTtttattaagaggctccagccTCTACAATCCACAGGACCCAATGAGCTTCCTGTCCTGATGTCTCACAACACTACAGGAAATGCTGAGATGCCAGTCTAGTCAATCACTACATGAGGGGACCATTGCTTCGGCCAATGATAGGCTGCATGGGTATTTCAGAGCAGTAGGGATCTAGGTGGCCTGTGGGCCAGAGCAGCATGGGGTCTTGAAGGAACGTAATGAGGCAAATAACCCATTCTTATGCCCATGTTAAGTCCTAATGACTTTACTTTTTTGTGCAGGACTGAATTACCCCTTGAAACACTTAAAATCCGTCTGAGAACAGCATAGGCATTTTAATAGAAACAACTGATACAATTATTATATATGTGAAGGTTAACcaaggtgaaaggttctctttaaaaacatactacaaaaaaattcattttacattcaaaacatggctgttttacTTCCCAACAATAGTTGTACATTATAAAATACTGCTCTGAGGAATTTACAACTAAAAACGTTGGGGATCTAAGTAGATTAGGGTAATATTGGTGTGATGATAGATGCACATAGCTGGAAGGTCTCAACAATAATATGAGATATCCTCAGGGTAACTCAGGTTGTGTTTGTATACACCTTGTAACATTTCATGGCAATATAATAATCATGATAAAGTGAAGAGGTGGTCACACATGGGCAGGTGACCTACCATAGTGAAACACAAGCCTGTCCATGGGCAGTGAAATACTCAAGATACAGAAGTAGGCCGGAAAATCTCCCTGTACAAAAAGGCCCAAGTCACACCACATACTTTTTATTTACAGGGGTCTCACTCTCAGCTCTCAAAGAACCCCTGCAGGATATGTTTTCAGGATCTCCCACATTAGGATACTGGTGGCAACTATGGATGAGGTTACACTAACTGAATACCAGTGCAATATCCTCAGACCAAGAGATCAGAAATGAGAAATACTAATATCCAGTATGCTGAAATCAAAAATACCTTGGCCTATGTCAAAATATTCATGGCCATTTGGAATAATTTCCCACCAAGTCCTAAGATGGCTACTAGAAAAGAAACTCTGTAGTGCTGCCTAGTCCTTAGGTCAGTTGTTTCTAATGTTATTACCTTGACAAACACTCTCAAGGAACCCCTAACTCTATTTCCATTAACACAAAGAAGCTTGCAGTAGAGCAGATAAGGAATTCTATATGCTGGAGTTTTGCCTGCCACCCTTTTCTCCCCCTCTGCATCTTGTAGATTTACTaaagttcccctttaaatgtagCTGTATGTGCTTGGAGTCTATGAATCTTCGCTTTCTGTATAACAGACAGCACTGGTTTGCCAATAGTTACATACCTGCACCTGCCTCATGCGTGTACCAAAACAGCACAGACATTTCTGTAAAATGTGAAGTGTCGCCAAGCTCAAGCAcaatcctgccagcaatggaatGTAGTTGCTTGCACTGCTGATCGGTTTTATATGCATCTCACAGCATGTAGGTTACTTATTAAGCAGCTCAAGTACAGGTCTCCTTTTAAGGAAAACAATTTCTACCTTGATGGCTTCATTATTGCATAATAAGAAACCTCACCTGGCTCTTGTGACAAGACATATCTTAATGATCCAGGAAATACAGACAAATCAAATTGAGGAAGAAAGAACATTTAACAAAAAAAGGTGTTAAAACTTATTCAGTGGGGTTttcaaggggtattcccatctcggcatttatggctatatccataGAAGGTGCTCTCGCCTACTTTCAGAAGTCTTGTACAAGTGAATGAAGAGACTCGCATACACGTAGCCCCCTCTCACTTGCAGGAATAAATGGGTCCCTTTTCTTAATAAAGATGCCGATCCCAGAGGAGAGAGTAAAACCTCTCAGGTATTTATagcatatcctgtggataaagCCACAAATTACAACAAGGGAATGTCCTTCCAAAGGGTCTGTACCACAAACTACATATCCCCTACCCAGAGgaaagggaataagtgtctgatcactggaacCCCCACCAAATACAAGAACAAGGATCCAAAGTCCCCCACCCTTTGAATAGAGCAGCAGACCCTCAAATCATCTTTATGGTACTGTCGTTGAGAAGCATTTCCGGCagtccataaaagtgaatggaccaGCAACTCAAATTTAAAAGGGAGACTGGAGATCCCCTCCTCTTGATCATTGGTGGCACCAATAATTGGGCTGCCAGTTATTAGGCATGCATTGCCACTCAGTCACAGCTAATAAGGGTACTACTAGCATGTTCCAAAGGGTCACAAATATTAGAGCTGAAATTCTATTGGTTGCTACAGGCAATTCTTCTTTTATTCTGcattccctttaataaatggCCCACATTCTGTATGTGCTTATGCAGTATCAGAGTGAAAATTAAGCAAACATGTAAAGCTATTTGGCTATCCTAATAACTGAATATCTCTACTATGCACAGTAAGAAAGAACCCTGGGACATCCAATTTCCCGTATTCTTCACGTATTGGAGTAATGAACAATTTTTGGCATACAGACAGAGCGCACTTCACTACAGCACTATTGTCCTGGTAGCTAAAGGACATGTCTAAATGACCCATTGGTGTGCTAACTAATGTTTATAAGAGGTCATTTGACTTCAGGGGTTCATACAAATGTCAGATGGGACGCTCATGTACAGGCATGTGTATTCTTATAAGTACTGTCACTAAATAGCTGGATTTTCACTTTCTGAAGACAAAAGAAAATGCAGACAGGAGACTAGCTCATGGCAATGAATCAGTTCTATGGAATGTTCTTTGCAATAGTAACACTTAAGGACATTCCTGTGCACACAGTGAGCCATAAGGGAAGTTACATAATGACTGGGTTAAGGAGCTGGCAAACCAAGGGAAACGAAGCCAAGAAATAATCTACAGCTTTGAGGACTTTTAATAAATCCATCTACTGTCTtgtaaaatgtaaataatttCAGAAGATAAAATTGCACAGGAATATTAAGACATACGTGCGACCAACAGCATTATGACTACATGATTGTAACAGTATCCATACCATGGAAGGAATGGTGTACACTGCTCAAGTGTTGCTAGGGTTATTTGATTTCCAGAGACTGACCTATGAAGTCCAAGGAAGAGTAGATTTCTTCTTCTCAGGCTAGgtacacacctgcacccggtctctacTCAGGGTTTCCATTCCCGAACCCGCATAAAAGTGCAGTTTTCTCCTAATATTTCAAAAATTTTACACAAAAAAACTGCATATGTATATTCTAACATGTACCAGTGGCAAATGTGGGAGTTGGCATTTTTCGCTTATATAGTACATGCCCAGTTTTCATAATTTTGGCACATCTTCTAATATTACTGATCCATCTTGCTATTGCATACACGTAGTTGCACATTCATTGAACACTAGGTACTGTACACATCTAATAGCTTttaactgaaaaaataaaatatttcaaaGACAACAATAATCTTAGATACACTGCATGCTTTCTCATTTTCTATGAAAATAACACAACCTGAACTTAAGAGGTTcagaaatatacataaaaaaacccaaaaatattACAGGAAAAGAAAATTCTTGTAGCTAATATCAAGTTGTTACCACAGATCAGTTTCCAAACTGACGGAAGGAAATTGTAACCACAAGGCAGAAAAACTTCCCCGCTAACTGGTACAGATCAGGTAAAGATACAGAATATGCAACATGCTCGAGGAGATCATTGGCTGGGAATTATCAGTATAACAcaaagagaatgcaaaatgtcagcgatgttgttgataaaaaaaaagaaacaaataagAATTCTGATGCCAGCACTAGGCAGTGTTATGCAAGAGAGTAATAACTTTGGCTTTGCTGTCTCTTTCTTCTGATTAAGAATTGTGTGGATCTTCACCGATGTTTACCAGTAAGCATGTAACATTGAATCAGACTTCCAATATTTAGTTTTTCACAATAAAGCCAAAATGCATAAACTAAAAGTGAAAGGAGATAAATGAGCAGTTAATAGGGACCCCCTGCAATGAATGGGACCACAAGTTCCGGAGTGCTCCTTGTGAACAGAAAACTGGTGAACCTGCATAGTCACTGCTAgttacttctatgggactgccaagaGTTCACCAAACATAAACCCTGCTCTCACATGGAGCATTTAGGTGAACTTGCAGGCCCCCTTTTGCGATATTTTAGTCACCCCAGATGTAGGACCCACACAAATCAGACATTTATTCCAAAGTGTGAATAACCCCAAAAGGCAAGACTGTCCATCTGGTGTTTTAAAGCATAAAAATAAGAACCTACCCCATTCTGTACCACGTCTCTTCAATGAGACACAGCACCGCTTTTGAATAATGTCAATAGCCTCTCACCTAGCCAACCAACAATCTGCTCCGCACTGATGAAGGGCAAGAATCAGAGTTTGGCTGTGTTTtcatttcggaagagaatttttGCTTTGGAATTTATCCCAAGTTATGACTCTAGGATTCTTTGAAGATcaggcattgatttatagggTGCTACCTACCATAAACTGGTGATACAGGCATAGTTTTCCTTTTTCTTAATATGTCAATTAATTTACATatcttttcccagaattcctagggAAAAAATACATGTCTTATACATTTCCCTAGGCTGATGGTCTCTTCAGTGAGACCACGTACCCCTACTGACCTTCACCATGACAAAAAGAAAGGACATCAGCCATGACCTCTGGGAAACAGCCATTGCTGTTCAATGACTTCGGAAGCATTAAAGGGCCATTGCCAAACAGTTTAAAATTTAGTCTGAGGTCAGACTCCACTGTGTAGTGATGCACCCCTAATTGTAAAGTTGTCAAATTTAGTcagaaatttctaggaggaataacacaaCAGAGCTGTAGGACCAGACCATGCTGGCAGACACCGGAAACAGGAGAGTATAGgttttttggaggttttttttttttttttcatctctcctgacctaatttaaaaaaataaaaataaatgaataaatatttaGACAGGAATAAGAGAGTAAACAGCACAAAATCTGCCACAACCAGAAACTGATGGGGAGGAAATATGTCGGCTGTCTAAACATTCCATAGCACATCATTCCTAACGTACACAGGATAATTCCGTTCAGTGCAATGTGTCATAAATAGCCCGTCTTGCATTGTTCTGTCCACTTCAAGTCCCAAAGCTCCTACCATTCCAGCCACTCCTTACCTCACACCCAGCTCAGTCATCCGCCCCTGAATCTTTGCATATTTTAGTCAGCAGGGTAAAACTTATCTAAGTCTCCTGTCTGGCTCTCCTTAAAAGGAATGAGTCATCCGAAAATTACCTGTTTTGaaaaccaacttttttttttcagattttaatAAGCACTATATCCTGAAATTTTCATTAGTCCACTGAGCCTGCCACTTGTCAATTCTGTAAGGTTTTCTTTGCAATAatcacttcatttacatcacagacaagacatatgttattacaatgaaagataacacTGCTAAAGATAACACCACACAACATACTTCATTGCATGCACTACTGACAATATGATGTCACTGCTTATCTAATTCCCTCCTGGCACAGAGAACTTTCCCACTGACCTCAATGGGTCTTCTCCTGAGAATTGCTAACTACAGCTTTAAAATATGCCATAAAGGAAATCAATAAATGCTGTTCACAGAGAAGAGAAACCCAGGCGAAATGGCAGTCTATTATAATCCTATACAGAAAACAGAACTTATTGCACAGGAACACAAACTTAAAAGGAAGAGAAGCCACATGGCCAGAAGATGCAACCATATGGTCTAGAACATATAAATGTGCCTGTTACAACAGTATACTGACCAAAAACGTATCACTTATCCATGTTCAAGTCTCCTCTCCCGTCTACCTTGTAACACAGGTTACCCTACCCTACTCGGATCCCCACTACAAAGGAGTCACTGCTCTTTGTAATGGACCAAACCCCTAGTTTGTGATAATTTATCTTAGAAATTGCATAGAAAAGTTCTTTTTAGGAGCAGGAATTGTTGTAACTGTTCTAGAGCCTATTTTGCACCATATTAACTTAAGAATGGTTAAATGTTAGGGACAACACGTTACTCATTGTGTCCACTTGGCTTTTGGTGGCACAGTCCCTGACATCTACCCCCTATAAATATCTGAATTTGCTTTCCTCCAAGTACGGACAATT includes the following:
- the FAM107B gene encoding protein FAM107B, producing the protein MAEPDYIESDNPELIKPHKLVNPVKGSRNHQDLHRELLMNQKRGLSPQNKPELQKVMEKRKRDQVIKQQKAEAEQKKSDFEVELQKRHQKLEEMEMEKHKVEEEQENKPEFLKVKGNLRKMNQEISSANTS